The following proteins come from a genomic window of Lineus longissimus chromosome 18, tnLinLong1.2, whole genome shotgun sequence:
- the LOC135502358 gene encoding cingulin-like, translated as MAESSSVSTCSEEPDEDLRRVHNRLSLRLEKDITADQLKELKQYFYRAPLDPKIYGKIASFIELWNTLDSYRTIKPGKYTHLKKALSTIGAKTCLATVEKFEIKEFKSRDRAISRESAKQLELEALIEESADLRKQVERERRLKDEAENLRDTAIREREVSHIRHESVIHEAGREVKKKKHRDDHHQAVKVANYQGAWRVVGPEQVMEALDDVDVTRFDLSQQNQEMKRELEAQCKMRSQAEKLKDLALTERELSHIEHEKAIKDARLATKLEHEQRTRAEMELEDLRKRGQEEKPENPTNLRTTDGRIYSHGTLICQENHQGFGVVFGNYGEGEAQSYRAGHQVEVKSRSRSESDTDKGRTWGNRATERQRFVASSWDETMSDQRPAVQNSSAVRMNTGVDQLNQQREGKGLDDWIETHGCESDENVNACTNNTSNGVRDLDLDDILDSVLRCIDTNDLQRMTEIMDGLDADARKVLTSLKVSHQTAVFKACVKGHVEFVEYFLSECGAATEEIGQYISEGGMFYQATPLWWASFTNQQEMVQTLITHGADVNAELTAINSTPVLSACAMGNAEVVKYLSAHGANLQKPNANGETCLHKSVQSLDLCLFLLNHGADINQVDGFGRTPLHQAVDAGPVEVVRLLARRGADVNLQDCCGDTGLDIAFRNGREKVTEMLLNRTSGTCRGARR; from the exons ATGGCTGAGAGTAGTTCAG TTTCGACGTGCAGTGAGGAGCCGGACGAGGACCTCAGGCGGGTCCACAACCGCCTCTCACTGCGACTAGAAAAAGACATCACGGCCGACCAGCTCAAGGAGTTGAAGCAGTATTTCTACAGAGCCCCACTCGACCCGAAAATCTACGGGAAGATTGCAAGCTTCATTGAACTATGGAACACCCTTGATAG CTACAGAACCATAAAACCGGGGAAGTATACACACTTGAAGAAAGCCCTGAGCACCATCGGCGCGAAAACTTGCCTGGCTACCGTCGAGAAGTTTGAAATCAAAG aattcaaATCACGAGATAGGGCGATTTCTCGAGAGAGTGCGAAACAACTAGAGTTGGAAGCTTTGATAGAAGAATCCGCCGATTTACGAAAACAAGTCGAGCGTGAGAGGCGACTGAAGGATGAAGCCGAGAATCTGCGGGATACAGCCATCAGAGAGCGAGAGGTGTCACACATCAGACACGAGAGTGTGATTCATGAGGCCGGGAGAGAGgtcaagaaaaagaaacatcGAGACGACCACCATCAGGCAGTCAAGGTGGCAAACTACCAAGGGGCCTGGAGGGTTGTTGGGCCCGAGCAGGTGATGGAAGCTCTCGATGATGTCGATGTGACCAGATTTGACCTGTCGCAGCAGAATCAGGAAATGAAGCGTGAATTGGAGGCCCAATGCAAAATGAGGAGTCAGGCTGAGAAATTGAAAGATCTGGCACTCACGGAAAGAGAACTGTCACATATTGAGCATGAAAAGGCTATTAAAGATGCAAGATTAGCAACTAAATTAGAGCATGAACAGCGGACACGCGCAGAAATGGAGCTAGAAGATTTAAGGAAGAGAGGGCAGGAAGAGAAACCGGAAAATCCTACCAATCTTAGAACAACAGATGGACGGATATACTCACATGGGACCCTCATCTGCCAGGAAAATCACCAAGGTTTCGGTGTAGTGTTTGGAAATTACGGAGAGGGAGAAGCCCAAAGTTACAGGGCTGGCCACCAGGTGGAAGTCAAGTCGAGGAGTCGGTCAGAGTCAGATACAGACAAAGGAAGGACGTGGGGAAATAGGGCGACTGAGAGGCAGAGGTTTGTGGCTAGCTCTTGGGATGAGACAATGTCTGATCAGCGCCCAGCTGTTCAGAATTCAAGTGCCGTGAGGATGAATACTGGAGTAGATCAGCTCAACCAACAGCGGGAGGGCAAGGGACTTGATGATTGGATAGAGACTCACGGTTGCGAGAGCGATGAAAATGTAAATGCGTGCACAAACAATACTTCCAATGGTGTTCGTGACCTAGACCTTGACGACATCTTGGATTCTGTGCTGCGTTGCATAGATACTAATGATTTACAACGGATGACAGAAATAATGGATGGATTGGACGCTGATGCCAGAAAAGTGTTGACGTCCCTCAAAGTCTCTCACCAAACCGCTGTTTTTAAAGCTTGTGTGAAAGGGCATGTTGAGTTTGTCGAATACTTTTTGAGTGAATGCGGGGCAGCAACGGAAGAAATAGGGCAGTATATCTCAGAGGGTGGTATGTTTTACCAAGCAACGCCACTCTGGTGGGCCTCCTTCACCAATCAGCAAGAGATGGTGCAAACATTGATCACTCACGGTGCAGATGTCAACGCCGAACTTACAGCTATCAACTCGACTCCCGTTCTATCAGCTTGTGCCATGGGGAACGCAGAGGTTGTAAAATATCTCTCTGCACATGGGGCTAATTTACAAAAGCCGAACGCAAATGGTGAAACATGCCTGCACAAGTCTGTACAGAGTTTGGATCTGTGCCTGTTTCTCCTGAACCACGGAGCAGATATCAACCAGGTCGACGGCTTCGGGCGAACACCGCTGCACCAGGCGGTTGATGCTGGACCAGTGGAGGTAGTGCGGCTGCTTGCAAGGCGGGGAGCAGACGTTAACCTGCAGGACTGCTGTGGGGACACTGGCCTTGATATCGCGTTTCGGAATGGACGAGAGAAGGTCACCGAAATGCTTTTGAACAGGACGTCTGGTACATGCAGAGGAGCAAGAAGGTAA